TTCAAATTTCTTGCTACTTTTCAACCAGAATCTTGGCATTGAACCAAGGATCGTCAGCTTGAAGGTGCCCACAACATCATCTTTACTTATGGTGTTAGCCAAGTGTGAACTGAAGGCTGGTGATTTTGTGCTGGAAAATTCATGATGTATTTCTTTAGGCACATAAACAGTTGGAAGTTCAAGGTCATGGTATTTGTGCACATTAGAAATGTCCACCGTAGATGATTTTGTTGCCACTTCAACCATAGCTTTTGCTAATATGCTATTCTGGTTCTGCTCACGGGCATTCAGTATACTACTGACTGGTGGCTGGTGATCTGCATTCATGAACTGTCCTATTCCTTTATTGGCTTTTCTTCTTGAAAGGTTTTTAGCGTCTCTGTATGATTGTTGTTTTCCAACAAATTTCTGAattgactttttgttttcttttatggtTTTGGCTGCAGCTCCTTCTAACATGTACCAGTCCCCTCCCCTGATTGCTTCAGTCAGCTCTTTGCGCTTGATGAAAGGCTCCCATTGGTCCGGGTGTCTGAGGAGAGCATCAGCCTCCACAGATCGGAGGCGATTTTCTTCCAAAGCgatttcttcttcactggcCGCTGGATTCATTCCTCGTGCCAAAGCATGAAACAGACAGCTCTTTCCCTCGCTCTCTATGTTCACTATCTGGTCATTGATGAGCACATCATAATGGCCACCAGGGTATTGGGCACTCTTTGGTCTGTAGATCAGTCTCACAGTTTTATTAGTAGGTCCAGTGTCTGGGCTCAATTCCTGCATTTTGGTAAGCCTTCCATTTCTGTCTTCTGTTAGGATGACAACTTTAGTGCCAGTGGCTTCTGACAGGACTCTGATATCAAGGATGGTGCCTGCAGTTGTGGAGTTCTTGATCTTTTCAGAATGTGTCTGTGAGCGCTGACCTGCTTCTCCTTCAACCTTGTGTTTAGATTTCAGGTTTCTTGGCATGTATGTGATGTAGCTGTTGTTCTGCCCAGCTCTgagtttttcctctgttctgtcACTCTTTAAGCCCTTTCTTACCCAACCACCAATAACACCATTTACTTGGCCTTTAACAACAGACACAATGTGACTGGAGAACTTCTGGTGGAACACTTCTACCAAAGCATCAGCCAATAAAGCACTGATGGTGTCGGCTAAATCCTGCTTGAATTCTTTCAACAGCTCAATGTCTCCATCAGACAGATCACTTACATTTATGTTCTctgaatgtttttgtgtttctttgaatattttcaGCTGTTCGTGAAAATTTGAGAAAAACTTGTCTGAGAGGGTGAGGCCTGACTCGATGGCATCTCCTGCCAGTGTGCCTATTTGTAGAGCTTGGATAGTTGCTAGAATTGCAAATGCTTTTCCTTTGGTGTGTGCTTTAGCTTTCTGAATCACTTGGGAGATCGATGAGTTCAGCTTGTTGTGTAAGCTGAGGTCTGCATAGAACGGCTGTACAGCAGTTTTGCTTAACTCTTTGAAAACGGCCAGCAGTTGTTTCTTTCTGCTCCCGTCCTTCAGGAGATAATGAAGTTGGTTTTTATCCTCAAGTTGTGAGAGAATGGTGAGATCTATTAATGCAGataaaggcttttttttaatttttagtttcacATTGTGACCAGTTCCCTTTTTCActtgattttttatttcttctaatatttttttcactattTCATCCTCTGCCTTTCCCAGTCCATAGGTAATGATTTCCTCTGCAAATGTTTTACCTGTGTATTTTAATGCATTCTTCAAATTTGTCTTTAAGACGGCACTTAAACCATTTTTAGCCTGTCTAGACAGAAATGTTGGCATTGCCTTAAGCTGTTTGccaaatttaaataaagttttaaaacatttgaagcCCTTTGATATCAGCTTTCCAACTCCTAACCCAATGACAGATACACCAATGGAAATGGCCTTTTCTATAGCCCATTCCTTCCAGCTGAATTCTCCTGTCACCATGGCCTCAATGCCATAGATGCAGTCTGATATTCCTTCAGCAATGAGTCCCATGCCAACTTGAGCAAATGTTCCATATGTAAATGCAATGAGCAATGCTCCTCCAACAATCTGTAAAACTCCAAGAAAGACCACCAGCAGACCTTCCCATGAGAAACGAGGCGCCTCTCCTACAGAAAATACATATTTCAGACCTCGACTGTGGAGGTTGTAGGCTTCGGCTTGGAGATCTTCATCAGCACCCAACACTAGGGAGAAAAATGGGGATTTTTTGGCCACTGCATCACTAcctctttcttttatttcatcCAACTTTTGGATGGcttcatttatgtttttatcataGTAACCAAACATGTCACATTTCGTTGTTAACTGCTTTTCAATGCTGGTTGGGTTACTGTTGACTGAGTCTGCAGAGGACATTTTTGCAAACTGAAGACAGACTATCAGTTCCTCACTGAGATATTTCAGAGACTTCTGTGCCTGCATTAGTTCTTCTTTGGCCTTAGTGAGGTAATCTTCTTTCTTCTGCTGTATTGTGCAGTATGCATGATTGTAAAAAGCTATGGCTGCCCAGCTTTCATCTTGTTTCATGGCTTTTTCAAACAGCCTGGCTGCAACATCCTCCTTTTTTTCATCCAGTGCAATATTTCCAAACGTGATGTAGTGATAAATGCTGGAACATGGTGAAGTCTGACTTTGAGACTGACTTTTTGCCTTTGATAAATCAGCTTTCAAACTCTCTTGTAACTCATTTCTCTTCAACTGTTCAATTTCTTCTGATTTAGTTTGCAGCCATATTCCCCAGAATTCATTCATGATGGCAACAACAGCTTTTTCCTCATCTCCATCTGTGGTATTATAAATATCTTGAAGGGTTTCACAGTATTCTGAAAACAGATCCTCTCGCAGTTTCATCTCAGCAACATCTTTCAtcacatgatttattttttctgctgcaAGGTGGTCCCTTGTGTTCTTAGCTTCCTCCAGAGAGGACACTGTGCTGAAAGCCTGCTGCAGGTGTTCAGTGGAGATGATTACCTGAGCAGATCCAGGTTTACCTTTGCGTGCAGTTCGACCAAAAGCCTGGAGTTCCACCCTTGTGTTctcagagaggaaggagaggatcACAAACAATCCTCCATTATTGTTTACCTCTGTGGACACCTTTATGTCTGTACCACGCCCAGCAAGATTTGTGGCAACAATGACATCACCAGGAAGCAGTTCCTTGTCTATTTTGCTCAAACTGTCACTGTCACTGCGGCAGTAGAGAATGATTTTACCTGGGATGCTGCTCTTCAGCTCTTCATAGATCTCATTTGCTTTGTTGATAGTTTCACAGATCACCAGGGCTGCTCTTCCATCTCTGTATGAATTTGAGGAAATCTTATCCATGAccacttgttttatttcagatttccatTCTTCAGCTGTTCTTTTCAGAGTACCTTTGACCTCAAATAacttcttcctgttgaaag
This portion of the Archocentrus centrarchus isolate MPI-CPG fArcCen1 chromosome 17, fArcCen1, whole genome shotgun sequence genome encodes:
- the LOC115795290 gene encoding uncharacterized protein LOC115795290 gives rise to the protein MQAQKSLKYLSEELIVCLQFAKMSSADSVNSNPTSIEKQLTTKCDMFGYYDKNINEAIQKLDEIKERGSDAVAKKSPFFSLVLGADEDLQAEAYNLHSRGLKYVFSVGEAPRFSWEGLLVVFLGVLQIVGGALLIAFTYGTFAQVGMGLIAEGISDCIYGIEAMVTGEFSWKEWAIEKAISIGVSVIGLGVGKLISKGFKCFKTLFKFGKQLKAMPTFLSRQAKNGLSAVLKTNLKNALKYTGKTFAEEIITYGLGKAEDEIVKKILEEIKNQVKKGTGHNVKLKIKKKPLSALIDLTILSQLEDKNQLHYLLKDGSRKKQLLAVFKELSKTAVQPFYADLSLHNKLNSSISQVIQKAKAHTKGKAFAILATIQALQIGTLAGDAIESGLTLSDKFFSNFHEQLKIFKETQKHSENINVSDLSDGDIELLKEFKQDLADTISALLADALVEVFHQKFSSHIVSVVKGQVNGVIGGWVRKGLKSDRTEEKLRAGQNNSYITYMPRNLKSKHKVEGEAGQRSQTHSEKIKNSTTAGTILDIRVLSEATGTKVVILTEDRNGRLTKMQELSPDTGPTNKTVRLIYRPKSAQYPGGHYDVLINDQIVNIESEGKSCLFHALARGMNPAASEEEIALEENRLRSVEADALLRHPDQWEPFIKRKELTEAIRGGDWYMLEGAAAKTIKENKKSIQKFVGKQQSYRDAKNLSRRKANKGIGQFMNADHQPPVSSILNAREQNQNSILAKAMVEVATKSSTVDISNVHKYHDLELPTVYVPKEIHHEFSSTKSPAFSSHLANTISKDDVVGTFKLTILGSMPRFWLKSSKKFENFQNTQMSKTRHDIFKESFQKHSTEMVKTWFSLLQSKGVMTDDHLTTINDWINKQGYNNQNDPHRNDVINLLL